Below is a genomic region from Pseudomonas extremaustralis.
GTTCTTTGGCGTGCTGGCGGGTGTGCTCGCACACTGGCTGCAAAAACGCGTGTCTTCGCCTAGCCATGAGCTGCAGCGCGCGCTGGCTGCCGATGAATTCATTCCCTATTTCCAACCCGTGGTACGTGGCGACACGCGCGCATGGGCGGGCTGCGAGGTGCTGATGCGTTGGCAGCACCCGAAGGAAGGCCTGGTGCGACCAGACCTGTTCATTCCCCTCGCCGAGGATTGCGGGCTGATCGTCCCGATGACCCGCGCCCTGCTACGCCACACCGCTGCGCAGCTCGCGCCTTACGCTAACCGCTTCACACCTGGCTTCCATATCGGCGTGAATATCACCGCCCACCACTGCCAGGATCTGGCACTGGTAGCGGACTGCCGTGAGTTTCTCGCCGCCTTTCCCGCCGGCCGGGTGATCCTGGTTCTGGAACTGACCGAACGCAAGCTGATCGAGCCCACCGCTATCACTCGCAGCCTCTTCGACGCGCTGCATGAACTGGGCGTGATGATTGCTATCGATGATTTCGGCACTGGTCATTCCAGCCTGGCTTACTTGCGTAACTTCAATGTGGACTATTTGAAGATCGACCAGAGTTTTGTCGCCATGATCGGTGCCGATGCACTATCGGGGCATATTCTCGACAGCATCATAGAATTGTCCGGCAAGCTCGACCTGGGTATCGTTGCAGAAGGGGTGGAAACACCGCAGCAGTGCGAATACCTCGCCGAACGAGGCGTGGACTTCCTGCAGGGCTACCTGTTCGGAAAGCCTTTACCTGGCGACAATTTCATTAAAACCCTGCTCAGCCATTGAATAGCCATGCACTAGCTGCGTTGAAATAGTGCTAATGAAACAGAAGACATGATTTACTCGTAGCAGATTAACTACTACAATTTTTCCTGCCTGTGCAGCATTCACAGGCAGGTGTCTTTCCTGAACAGCCTTAACGCTCTTGGCTTATAGCTTTGTCTGCAGTTGATATCAGCCAACTACACTATTGGAGTACCTATTTTGTCCAGACTCGCCGAATTTCGCGCAGCAGAAAAAGCCCTTCAAGAGCAGCTTGCCCAGCTGGAATCCCTGAAGAACGACGCCGGCCTGAAGAAAGAAATCGAATTCGAAGAAAAGCTTCAAGGGCTGATGAAGACTTATGGCAAAAGCCTGCGCGACATCATCGCCATCCTTGACCCTAACCTGGGCAAAGCCAGCATTGCTGCCGTTGCCGCACCCAAACAGCGCCGTGCGCGCGTGGTCAAGGTCTACCAGAACCCGCACACCGGAGAACTGATCGAAACCAAAGGCGGCAACCACCGCGGCCTCAAGGCGTGGAAAGAAGAATACGGCGCAGCGACTGTAGAGTCGTGGTTGCGCAAGTGATCAAACGCCACTAACAAAGAGCCCCG
It encodes:
- a CDS encoding histone-like nucleoid-structuring protein, MvaT/MvaU family; amino-acid sequence: MSRLAEFRAAEKALQEQLAQLESLKNDAGLKKEIEFEEKLQGLMKTYGKSLRDIIAILDPNLGKASIAAVAAPKQRRARVVKVYQNPHTGELIETKGGNHRGLKAWKEEYGAATVESWLRK
- a CDS encoding EAL domain-containing protein — its product is MPLNPQSPRPRLPRYSISVLSALLPIALGVAILYWQAERTLEQTTAQTAQEAVRQFDLMLDNAALAAQTLLPLAGRPCDNDAQLALREQVTRRPFVRATILSWQKNIYCSSLFGGTYQSPVNPDDYVDGRLWLMKGNPVTPDTALLVYRLVDGDRGALASIDGYHLTNALHLISRYANLVLQIGPNWLDADGKVRDTAVPRFEVAHHHLTSQRYDYSVDAGMPAGEVWRFMQSRYPAVFSLLVFFGVLAGVLAHWLQKRVSSPSHELQRALAADEFIPYFQPVVRGDTRAWAGCEVLMRWQHPKEGLVRPDLFIPLAEDCGLIVPMTRALLRHTAAQLAPYANRFTPGFHIGVNITAHHCQDLALVADCREFLAAFPAGRVILVLELTERKLIEPTAITRSLFDALHELGVMIAIDDFGTGHSSLAYLRNFNVDYLKIDQSFVAMIGADALSGHILDSIIELSGKLDLGIVAEGVETPQQCEYLAERGVDFLQGYLFGKPLPGDNFIKTLLSH